tgatgatattatattgaaatatgacaaaattaaaaaattacaaaatatattgaacaaGATTCATCAAACTTCAAATCTTCTAAGGGATTCAATGATTTTTCTACATTTAGTTAAtaaaatgatgaaaattaaattgaatatgaataatattttagaattatcaattttacaatcacaattaaattatattttatcaaataatttaaatttaatcaCTTTGAAACTAATTaaaaagttgaaaaatgatatcttagttaaaaatgaaaaagagTTAGTATCTTTCACGTCAATAAACATCATTAAAATGTTCAATGCAGATTCCACAACAGAAGTTGATTATTCAAGAAACTCAGAATTAGcaattttaattcattcCTTAGGTCTcatatcaaaaaatgactttgtttcaaatattaataaaatactCAAcgttataatattatcaacaaGCCAATCCTTGTCTAAATCAATAAACTCAATTAAAATCTTACCATCTCTATTTGATAATACTATTTTACCAAATgcaacaaaaatatatcaattggAAAACTTATTGAAATCCATACAACTAGAAAATGAGAATGGTACATTTTTCACAGAATTCATAAATTTACAGAGATCCAAACCATTACAATCATCGTCATCAATTGCATTACGTAAAGCCAATAAATCATTGTTAGACATATATTGGTCTTCAGTGTCATCTTTGTATAAAAAggattttgaaattactaTTAACAGAGGTGGTCCAGTTGGTAAGTCTCTGATAACGAACAAAAGTTTCATTATAGATACATTTAAGGATAAATTGTCCACTGAAATCacaattgataaatctGAATCTGTCAATTTCAGCAATTACATTGAAGTAATGTCCAATtcaattgtaattttatcaaaaaagaaCTAATTTCTATAATTAAGATAACTACTGTTAGGAAAGTAGTTTATAGAGTGTTTTGAAAATGTCTTTGTTGTAGGTATGTGTAATTTGTTAGTGAAAATGtatgaaattattttatgcAGTTATACATGTAgtaagtatatatttatataccATCGATTTTGCTGTTATAGATTATTCAGTTCTGAATTATGGTTGCAGCAGCATCTTTTAATGGATTCAACGTTTCCTTCTTTTTATTCTTCTTACCACCACGTTTATTAaacatcttcttcttttccttTTTCAGTGTCTTCAGTAGCTGTTCACGttctttaatcttttcCTTTGCCAACTTTTTAGCAACCCTTTGTTTCTTACCTGGTCTTCGTTTCCTTAGTATGTTTGCTCTctcatttaattcatttatctttttattataatccTCAAgaacaataattttatgTTTCTTCCCTGGtctattaatatttatagcTTTATCTTCGAATATAGCATCAAATTCTATAGCACTTTTCTCAAAATTTCGTTTGTCATCTTCTGTATATGTTGCAAAGTAATAAGAATCAGGTCTTTCCGTATTTGTAATTTCAGGTGACGGTTCTCttaaagaaattttcaTCAGTTTAACTTCTGATCCTCCTCTACCCGCAATGTCTTCTGAATTTGTCTCTACCTGGTCAACATTACTGATGGGGAAAGAAGCTCCAAATGAGAATAGTGGgaaatcaaattcatcGTGAACCtgattattttcttcatcatcattttcattattactATCTCCCTTATTACTATCTTccttattatttatattgtcAACTTCAACTATTTCAAAGATTGGTTCTGCTAAAATTACTCTATTATTGCCTTCTAATGATTCATCATCTATTGTAGAAAAGGGTTCATCATATAGATCTTTTCTCGATACTCtagatttattatatttcgtaaaataaatatgttaGTAAAATTGTTTGATGATGACACTGCGTTTATTTATCCTGGAAAATACAATGTTTACATACATTTTCAGATGATTCATTGTTGGTAGTAGTTATCACTGATATAATTCtatttgtaaaatatgTATCTAGACAGCTATCCATTCTTAACTTTAAAACGAATCATTTTTCGTTCTTAAATACAATTGAAGCTCATCgcaaaatattttaatcgTTGAATTTTCAGTGAcggaaaaaaatattacagAGTgagaagaaataatataaatatcattcCTGAAggtaatataataatagtttaatttatatttatatgctttattttattgttttataaattgtaatttacagaatttatctttatttatttattgtaatCATATTTATCACAAAAACAGTTCTTATTTTGAGATTAAGctaattaaaattatttactaaTTCTTGATTTCATGTTTTGCAAAAATTCACGGTAACTTTCACTGTTTAAGACTTTATCTTCAACTAAAGCACTTGTAGCCCATAATCTTAATGTAGCCACTTCTCTGGCGGAGGCGTGATTGACCGGTTCGCTTAAAGAAGCACCTCTAACAATGTAAAGAGTTTGGTATGTAACAATGTCATCATGTTCTCTGATCTTCGCAATAATGTTTCTAACtctttcattaaattcaGAGTTTTCAAGGACTGGTAACTCTTGCTTACCAATAGGAACTTGAATAATGTCATTAATACCAAATACATCTGCAACTAATTCAGGAACGGCATCACCACCAATCCACAAGAATAGCTCATTACCGTTATCAATGATGTACAAACCATATCTCTCAAATATGGTAGCACTGGCGTTAATTGGTTGTGGTAAGACTATTTGTCCGTTTTCATCTGGTAAACCAGCTTCATCAACCATATCATGTAACGAATATACTCTggcatatatattttttatcaagTATTTCAATGGCATAGATTCAATGTTGTTTAATGCGATAGCTCTGTGATCACTTGGAACAATACCTTGTCTAAATGCCATATGTTTACTTAAAGAATGCATTAGTAATGGGAACATTCTCAAGTTTGCACATAATCTTAATGGAGCACCACCTGCAGTATTTGATACTACCATATCCTTTTTGTAAACGGCCAAAATTTCTTGAACTGACTTGCTCAAGAATAATCTAGCATCTTCCAAACTTGAATTCAAAGCTTTCTCGACTGCTTTGTCGGCAAAGTAGTTGGTCATTGCCAGTTGATCGGCAGAAGCATAGACTTCTAATAAGGAGTCAGTAGTTGGTAAGGCTAATGTAATAACCCTGATTCTACGTTGGCCAGTATTAGCTGATAATAACACAGCTACTTGAACAAAACAGTATTCTGTAGTAATTGGTTCATCAACATTAAATTCATAAACATATGATTGATCTCTTGGCATTGTAGAAAATGAACATAAATCTGAGGATCTGTTGAAGAAATGACCATAAAATGAAGTCATTCTTAGACCGGTACTACCACGAGCTCTCATGACAGTTTCCATTGATAAGTCCATGGATAAGTGCTTAGAAAATTCTTTTGTGAATTTAGTAACATCAGCCATATGAGCAGCAGAGAAACCTGGGTAAAAATGTGTTTGACCAGAAGTGAAACGAGTTAAGTTTGTTAATGTAGCAACGTCCATATATTCTTCAGAAGCCAAAAACAAATCTACAGTGACTTGTGATTTAGAACAGTCAATAGCAAATGTTTTGTAGAAAGCATCCTGACAGGATAGCAATTGAGAAGATTCTTTGTTGGTATTGACAACACCGGCTTCATTTCTTTTAGATAACTTACCTACACCGATGTTTGGTAAGGTAGATGAAATAACAATGATCTTACCACCAATAcctgaaattaaattaaataccGATTTTAAACTTGGACCCAATGCAAATTTGTTCATTacattgaatttgaaaatctCTGGAATCATATTTAAtagtttttcaatattatttctacGGTCTATTAGAGGAATTAACATTGAGGTTGGTTTTGGTAAGAAAGCTTCTTCTAAGTCACCAATGTCCATCATCTTAATTTGATCAGAAACTTCATCAGCAGGAATTgagaaataatgaatagAATTATCGACACATACAATGGAAATTCTTGTTCTTTCATCACGATTTGGAATGCTATCCAAAGTTTCTAGAATAGTTCTAGTTGCAGTAGCCAATAAACCGTTCTTAATTGCGTTTTGTGAAACATCTAAGATGAAAGAGTAAACAGCTGGTGGTGGCTGCCTCAAAGCGTATTCCTTTGGAGCTATGTATTCCATGACAGCATGTTTAACTTCATTTCTTTCATATCTATTAGATGGAGCACCGCCACCCATAGTTTGATCGAATAACATTGGCACATCATTAGCCAAACGACAAAAGTTACATCTCCATTTTCTGTTTTGATCGGTGAAAGTGACGAATGGATTCATGTATGATCTGCAACGTCTACAACGAACAATCAAACcatcttcatttaatgGAGGAGCCTCGGTGTCGTCATTTAAGAATTGATAAGGTCTAATGACTAAAGCTAATGGtaatttagattttttcaatagagAACTATTCTTTGGAATTGCATTTAGAGTGGATCTAACATAAGCTGGAGGGGTATTAGCTGTCTCGGATGGGACCAACATTTTGTCCGCAGGAACCATTAATGGAGGTGGCGGTAAGGACAAATCGGTAATTGGAGGAGGCAAGTCGACTAACAAGTCGATTGGATACAATTGGTTCATTGGTTTATtagtttttgaataattcaattgttgattttgattttgtcCGTAGTTGCTTTGTTGTGGCAAACCGCCTGCAACAGCACCAGCTCCAGCGCCGCCACCcatttgttgttgttgctgttgttgttgataTGCCATACTTGGGTCGCTAGTTGGTACATTATGCAATTGCATATTGCTCATTACAGTGGCAGCTTGGTCGATTTGATAATTCAACTGTTGTTGAGCTGGAGTGAAAACCCTAGCTTGTTGAGGTTGTCCTTGTTGTCCCTGTAGAGGTTGCATAGATTGCCCTTGTAGTTGCCCTTGTTGACCTTGCGATGGGTCAAAACCTTGTTGCATGTACTGCTGTTGACCTTGTTGTTGGATATGATGGTCTTGACCTAGTTGTTGATCATAAATTTGTGCATTGGGATCATTTGGGAAACCCATTTGACCTTGAATATTAGCATTAATATTACCTACATCACCACCCAAGAAGTTTTGAGTACCTTGCTGAATATAATTGCTATCCTGAGAATAGCCCACCATGGACGGATAGACACGCTTCTTATGAGACATACGGATTCCTggttattttttgtttgttttagTATAACTTTATGGCTTCTATTACAAATTCAATTCACAACCAGTATCAATTGAACCagtttaaaatataatagtGGATTACACGGATCTCTTAATTAACAATTAACGGtgaattaattatatatattatttgaaaagaatTTGGAATATCAAAGGATTCTTTAAAGTAaactttgaataaaataatattataaatatatatacatgcAGAGAAGGCTCGAATTGAACTGAATTATGTAAATATAGAtgttattgttaaaaaataaaatataataaaatgtaATAAAATGTGATagaatgaaataaaataatataaaataaaataaaatacgAATTgtttagaaataatattgtgttattttccaatttacAGTGTGGGATAATAGAATACAATATCTGTAACTACAACTATATACatagataatattatcCGAGTATCTTGTGTGGTGCTTATTCCTTACTACtaagataatttaaaacaaaGCAGGAAACTTCGTTGAAAAGAGAGAGATAGAGTCGGGTAACATGGCGAAACACCGTTACTTTCTGGTGGGATCTCAGGTTTAAGGCCGGGTACCGTTGATTTTGACTTGAGATACATCGGGGGAAAAGGAGAGAGACCCGGGGCGAGAGCGTTTGTCATTACCCT
The nucleotide sequence above comes from Tetrapisispora phaffii CBS 4417 chromosome 3, complete genome. Encoded proteins:
- the COG5 gene encoding Golgi transport complex subunit COG5 (similar to Saccharomyces cerevisiae COG5 (YNL051W); ancestral locus Anc_2.260) produces the protein MSSSTEYNDIDEQLLHENFSVVEFSNDLLTTVSSNDSLFFQLPLKKMNYELEEIEKRIEKLIKTYSMDLVNQFYKKKNVNSVMQKELHSILHYLNISYNRLNDDIILKYDKIKKLQNILNKIHQTSNLLRDSMIFLHLVNKMMKIKLNMNNILELSILQSQLNYILSNNLNLITLKLIKKLKNDILVKNEKELVSFTSINIIKMFNADSTTEVDYSRNSELAILIHSLGLISKNDFVSNINKILNVIILSTSQSLSKSINSIKILPSLFDNTILPNATKIYQLENLLKSIQLENENGTFFTEFINLQRSKPLQSSSSIALRKANKSLLDIYWSSVSSLYKKDFEITINRGGPVGKSLITNKSFIIDTFKDKLSTEITIDKSESVNFSNYIEVMSNSIVILSKKN
- the TPHA0C03220 gene encoding uncharacterized protein (similar to Saccharomyces cerevisiae YNL050C; ancestral locus Anc_2.261), encoding MNHLKIVSRKDLYDEPFSTIDDESLEGNNRVILAEPIFEIVEVDNINNKEDSNKGDSNNENDDEENNQVHDEFDFPLFSFGASFPISNVDQVETNSEDIAGRGGSEVKLMKISLREPSPEITNTERPDSYYFATYTEDDKRNFEKSAIEFDAIFEDKAININRPGKKHKIIVLEDYNKKINELNERANILRKRRPGKKQRVAKKLAKEKIKEREQLLKTLKKEKKKMFNKRGGKKNKKKETLNPLKDAAATIIQN
- the TPHA0C03230 gene encoding uncharacterized protein (similar to Saccharomyces cerevisiae SEC24 (YIL109C) and SFB2 (YNL049C); ancestral locus Anc_2.262) yields the protein MSHKKRVYPSMVGYSQDSNYIQQGTQNFLGGDVGNINANIQGQMGFPNDPNAQIYDQQLGQDHHIQQQGQQQYMQQGFDPSQGQQGQLQGQSMQPLQGQQGQPQQARVFTPAQQQLNYQIDQAATVMSNMQLHNVPTSDPSMAYQQQQQQQQMGGGAGAGAVAGGLPQQSNYGQNQNQQLNYSKTNKPMNQLYPIDLLVDLPPPITDLSLPPPPLMVPADKMLVPSETANTPPAYVRSTLNAIPKNSSLLKKSKLPLALVIRPYQFLNDDTEAPPLNEDGLIVRCRRCRSYMNPFVTFTDQNRKWRCNFCRLANDVPMLFDQTMGGGAPSNRYERNEVKHAVMEYIAPKEYALRQPPPAVYSFILDVSQNAIKNGLLATATRTILETLDSIPNRDERTRISIVCVDNSIHYFSIPADEVSDQIKMMDIGDLEEAFLPKPTSMLIPLIDRRNNIEKLLNMIPEIFKFNVMNKFALGPSLKSVFNLISGIGGKIIVISSTLPNIGVGKLSKRNEAGVVNTNKESSQLLSCQDAFYKTFAIDCSKSQVTVDLFLASEEYMDVATLTNLTRFTSGQTHFYPGFSAAHMADVTKFTKEFSKHLSMDLSMETVMRARGSTGLRMTSFYGHFFNRSSDLCSFSTMPRDQSYVYEFNVDEPITTEYCFVQVAVLLSANTGQRRIRVITLALPTTDSLLEVYASADQLAMTNYFADKAVEKALNSSLEDARLFLSKSVQEILAVYKKDMVVSNTAGGAPLRLCANLRMFPLLMHSLSKHMAFRQGIVPSDHRAIALNNIESMPLKYLIKNIYARVYSLHDMVDEAGLPDENGQIVLPQPINASATIFERYGLYIIDNGNELFLWIGGDAVPELVADVFGINDIIQVPIGKQELPVLENSEFNERVRNIIAKIREHDDIVTYQTLYIVRGASLSEPVNHASAREVATLRLWATSALVEDKVLNSESYREFLQNMKSRISK